The following DNA comes from Musa acuminata AAA Group cultivar baxijiao chromosome BXJ1-4, Cavendish_Baxijiao_AAA, whole genome shotgun sequence.
acctacgcggtaacccgcctgtgtcgtgctcctcggccctcggccgcaTGCCGCCCGAGActggtaacccgcctgcgtcgtgctcctcggccctcggctacaCGTCGCCCGAGATCACACCATCGGCTCCATGACCCCCGAGTTCAACTCTGCCCGACCAACCCACCGACGTCGAGCCCCTCGGATCCGCGTGGCCAACCCACCAGATGGCAgcagccatgcatcggaccccctacatgcaaaaaccgacgcatagctcctttcagggggggaatatgataggggtaaaaacaaatTGGACGTAACACAcccgatttgacgtaatacaccccgacGTCAGCCACCCCTGGACGGCACACTGCCTCAGGGGGCGAGCATTAACACCAACGTAATGTGCACCCTCGCTCACCGTACCTAGACGACCTCCTCGTCTGACCCCGCATGACCGGACGAGGGAGGGGAAGGCATCGGCCAAgcttcgccataccctgcagcagctcggcctcccacgcaacacccacgacgacgacagacgcAATCGGGTGTACGGCCCTGCCCTggcaggatggcacatcaggtaacatcgaacttatctataaataccctcgggCTTCAAGCGAGCAAGGCAGGCACACAGAAGCACGACTTCACCCAAAAACTCCTCTcccaatcactgacttgatcattggaggggtcgggccgaaccgccgacccgacctttgtgcaggtactcgaccgaagCTGACCCTACTCGATGTTGCGGAACTTTCCAACCAGACCCCCTGCAGCGGCCGCCACGAGATCCCAAGGGGAGCCGCGTCTGATCCCAGCCATTCGGAGCCCTGAACCAGctgcgtcgaccccgaggtcacgactaaaaaagttacttaccgtaacaagtGGATCACTTctgatcaagataaaaaaaacccATATTGTTCGAGTTGTATTCAACCCCGAGGGAATGTTTGAACATTTGACTATATCAGATTTATTATGCATATAGGATCTGAACAGAATCAAGTTATTCATGCATCATCCATATCACCACTGATAAGGTATGTTTTGCCCTATGGACACGTCACAGCTGATGTCACATGCTGCGTCAGAACTCGTACCCCCAAGACACTATTCGACACACCTGGTCCCGGTAATCCCGATACGACAATGCCCGCACACCAAGCCAGAATCCGTACTAATGTCGTGCTATGTCCACCATGTCAATCCACGTATGACCGACCTTCTCACAATAATATAAAGACCTCTATCACGGTCTCcaaaaaggggagaaaaaaatggagacaactgacttgctcatcggaggtgccaaagtcggggatcacccgacgaagACCATTTTTGCAGGAAGGAAACCCAACATCGGGAGTCGTGGACCGGCGTCCCGTGGCGAGCCATCAACCAACCCACCCCCTGACTCGAGGTTCTAGTCGGCTCGGACAACCAGCTCTACCGACAGGAGGCTCTCGACATCGActcgtggaccaagccgtgctgactcatcagccacgacacATTCGTTCCCCAACAACCACCATCACAATTTATCTGAAATATTAAGCTAAGCAGGGAGAAAGATCTTTTCATTCTAATTATTAATAGCGGAAATTACTAGCACCATGCATACTGCTTGAGTTTCTCTTTGCCATAGCAgagaaggaggagaaagaaaagaTGGCGTCCAAAGCAATATAAGCAGGTAGAAGGAGACTGGTCATAACTCATAAGCAAAAGGAAAGGCCAGATCCTTTATTCGGAGGAACCGAGTGCGGCCAGCCCAAACACTTCCTCTCGTTTGCTCTAATCATTCATCAGAGACGGGGAGTTCCGCCGGCGGCACGTTGTGGAGTTTGTTGGTATCGAAAGGGGTGAAAAGAATCTCCTCGGAACACGTGAACCGCGGCTTCACCGGGCACTCGATGATCGTCTTCCCATCCTTGTCCACGCATATGTAGATCTCGTACAGTTGGAACAGTCCCAGCAGTCCCTTGCTGCACCTTATCACAGGCGTTGCTCCAATCCCCTCCGCGATGGCTTTCTCGATGTCGGAAGCACCGTGTATGTACAACAACGACGGCTTAATACCTGCTTCATCagcaaggagaaagaaagaaaggttgGGTCGGTCGTTCTCCGTTGTTATGTGTCTGGTGTTTCAAGGTTACCTTTCTTGTCTAAGAGCGAGAGCACATCAACCTTCGCTCTGAGGTCCAGTGCCGCTTGGAAGTACTCGGTCTCGTTCATGGGAGAGCAGACACCGTAAGTCTTCCACGACTTCTTCCAGTACACCACGCCGTTGTTGCTCGGACACTTCAGGTTAGCCCAGTACGAGTTCAGGTCGTCGTTCAAGCTCGATAGctgcaattcatatatatatgtatcagaCGAAGTTAACTGCTGGTGATGTTGTTTGGCTTATTGGGACATAGGAGAAGAGAGAAGCTAACTAGTTATATACACCTGGTCGATGTCGAAGGGATCACTGTTGCACTTGGTGACGGGCTTCCCGGTGGTGCTGTCGAAAGGCCACAGTCCCCTAACGAAGAAATCGTTCTTGGGCAGGCCCGTTGTTGGACGACAGCAAGCAGACTGTACGCAATACGCTCCCGGCCACTGCGATCGGGCAATCGATGGCAAACGTTAGATGAATCAACATTATCCAGTGAGATAGAAAATTGCAACAGGAGAACGTTAGCGTAGATATAGATGCATCATCGCCATCTAGATTGGTTTTTTATGATTAGGTAAAGCAAGTTATCATCCATAGCTTATGTATTAGCTTCCCTGAGCCATCTTGGACAGAGTTTTCATGGGAGCTAGAGATTGATAGATGGATTAGAGCCATAGGTGGACCATCCGATCAAGCTGAAATTTGTACTTAGGTACAGGAAAATAATGTGGGAGAGATGCACTATACCATCAGGACTAGGTAGTAGAAATCGAAGGTTTTAGCAGCAAGCAAGGGAGAGGCAAAGAGCATGAAGCAGAGGAACGCTAAAGGAACGCGAGTCGCCATATCCTCTTCTTTATTTCCCTAAATGGATCGTCAAGTGATGATGGAGAAGAAGAGCACTTTGGGTTGCTATTTATAGAAGCAGATGTATCCATCTCCCAAACGAGGCGGATAATGATAATTTATAATATCCATATGAGTCAAGAGCATGGCAGGAAACATATATGAACAAATTACGTCCTGCTGGCCTTTTCCCTACCACATTTTAGGGTAGTCGTGTGAGAGTTGTTGTGGTTTCTTCTGTCACAGGTTGAGGTGAGTTTTGATGCAGTGGCTGTGGAGGAAGACTCACCGGTGATCAATTTATCGTGAAAATAACAGGAGGATGTTTCACGAGGAAGAAGAATAAGCGATAGGGGAATCATGCACTGCTATTGTCGGCCACGTGCGTAAAAAACAAGGGTGGGATAAATGCAAATGGGACATACATATTTTGGATTCATGGCAATGAATGCAGGAAACGCAGTCACCAACGTGGCGTCGGTGGAGTGGTCAGCGTCAGGGCAGGGAGAGAACTCGTAAAATAATGGGTGCGTGATTCACACGGCTCCTTTTTTAATTCCAGCTGAAGTCTGCACGGGTGAAGTGATGGAGAGGTGGGCCCGTTGCCTCAAAATCCACGAGTGATTTTAAAAAAGGAATTGACAGAGATTTTCGTTAAACCGTAGCGCATAACGTCGACACGTGCATAATAAtctaaattttatataatattataatatttttaaaaattaaaaaatattatcgaACAATCATTATTCGACTTATGTTataatattaagatagaatgaaaaagataaaaattatccACATCGATTTGTGTACGTGAACATTTATCTCAAATTAAATTAaagttattaaaaataattaaagattactcctcaaataatattatataaaatatattattccttTGTTATTGGATATAAAAACTTATTTTTAACCTAATCAATGAGATATTTTTTATCGTAATTGGACTCATCAACCTTGGATTATTAATTTAGGTGTTGGAGGGATCAACTCGaaaaatttttttcgatattgatCATCGTGTATATAACATCTTAGATGATCTTTTCAGGAGCTTAGTATTTTTATCTTAGAGATATCTTgtgtttataaatttaaattatatcggACTAACTCGaatgtcaataatattttttcataTGTACTAACCAATCTGTAAATAGATATCTCCCATCaaaacttataaaaaaaattttcaaacttaTCGATAGACATGTGTTTCACCGACTCTATCGATGTCGCAAAGAAGAGTTATGTTCTCAAGTGCATCTGATCATGCAAAGCAAATAAAATGTTGATATTTTTTTGATGATTCACCTTCAATGCTTAAGATATTATCAAGGAGACTAAAATCCTATGAGTCTTATTGATGAGTGAGTCAAATAGAGATTCACATGCTATCGACCTTTTTGTATGTGTGCTCTCACTGTCCAGTTGATCTCCTATGAAAACGAGACTTCATAGAAGAGGAACCTCTATCGATTGTGCTTTCATGGGGGATGCTTTCCACTCCTTAGTTCCAGTTCGGCATAGTCAAACTAAGTGGTGCCTAAGAGGCAACTAGCAGGGGAGCAGTGCTTATAATAGTGCAAAAGATGATCAACCTTTATTTCGTATGATCTTACCATGTTAAAAGAGTAGAGCACCTCCCGACAACTCAGTTCCGATACCCAATAACAATTCTTCGTTTAGGCTATACATAAATCATAGTTTATTGTCTGACTACAATTTTTTGTGGTCAGGCCAGTGATAACAATGTTCATAGTTTTCAATGAGACCCCAAAATGGCCGGGGGATGATTTAGGGAAGACCGCATGCTATCCAGATGTAATAGTCAAGTTAGGAGTGGCCTTCATCATAGGAGAAAGAAAGTAGAACATTGATTGAAGAGTATGGGAACCAAGAACTCATAAGTTCGATCATTTTTACCCTTAGTTTGGTAAGTCCTATAATCCCACGTCGAGATAATCAGGcttattatctcctattggaactataaataagggcctgaactttgaagtcagatgcaccacaagtggcatcacaagaaaaacctaagtgtttgctttgggtttaagtttatactcagttaaatagtttgggcttatagttgagatttttcttatttagtattttcgggtgttttatggcataTGAACAACttcttaaggcatttgtaatagtctcttttataatagtgatttgctcatctttcatccgtggatgtaggtcaaggttaattgaccgaatcacgtaaatctgatgttcttgtcacttttattctttccgctttattgtctttgtcgggttgtcaaaattaccctttggtaaattttttggggctagctctaataaactggtatcagagcctagtttcggaTTTTTTggaaacgatgacaataacaaagattgttatcgagaaattcgacagaaatatcAACTTTGGCATGTGGCAACTTAAGATGGAGAtcattctagttcaagacggagttgatttggcattacaaggagctgagaacattccagatggtacgttaaAGGAAGATCTTGCTGGTGTAAATAAGAAGGtccgatccagcattattctaaatctctctgacgaggttttacgggaggtagctacggagactacgactaagagcatgtaGGACAAGCT
Coding sequences within:
- the LOC135644518 gene encoding ribonuclease 3-like, whose product is MATRVPLAFLCFMLFASPLLAAKTFDFYYLVLMWPGAYCVQSACCRPTTGLPKNDFFVRGLWPFDSTTGKPVTKCNSDPFDIDQLSSLNDDLNSYWANLKCPSNNGVVYWKKSWKTYGVCSPMNETEYFQAALDLRAKVDVLSLLDKKGIKPSLLYIHGASDIEKAIAEGIGATPVIRCSKGLLGLFQLYEIYICVDKDGKTIIECPVKPRFTCSEEILFTPFDTNKLHNVPPAELPVSDE